One Candidatus Marinarcus aquaticus genomic window carries:
- a CDS encoding response regulator transcription factor translates to MIENYTLLYAQGDDAQRDDCLSYLKGLFKNVFEANSGKKAWEVFKEHKPKILILDTNLSEMNGLELAQKIRALDKTCKIVILTKDTNVEELLVAIKLNLTEYIIKPINAEDLGIIIRRAVDELKEDDNKVNLLELANNFYWDKKLDKLYKNTKEIKLTKKETELLKLLTSRLNSTVSTEEIMSFIYDDAVCNTSKFRTLLYRLKLKINFELIESIYAIGYRLKVKNKK, encoded by the coding sequence ATGATAGAAAATTATACACTTCTTTATGCACAAGGTGACGACGCGCAACGTGATGATTGCTTATCATATCTGAAAGGTTTATTCAAAAACGTTTTCGAAGCAAACAGCGGAAAGAAAGCTTGGGAAGTATTCAAAGAACACAAACCAAAGATTTTAATTCTTGATACCAACCTCTCAGAAATGAATGGACTCGAGTTAGCCCAAAAAATTAGAGCGCTCGATAAAACATGTAAAATTGTTATTTTAACCAAAGACACCAACGTTGAAGAACTGTTAGTGGCCATTAAATTAAACTTAACAGAGTACATCATCAAACCAATCAACGCAGAAGATTTAGGCATTATTATCAGAAGAGCCGTTGATGAGTTAAAAGAGGATGACAACAAAGTCAATCTCCTTGAATTAGCAAACAACTTCTACTGGGATAAAAAACTTGATAAATTGTATAAAAATACAAAAGAGATTAAGCTGACCAAAAAAGAGACCGAATTGCTTAAACTGTTAACATCAAGACTCAATTCAACCGTAAGTACAGAAGAGATTATGAGTTTTATTTATGACGATGCGGTTTGTAATACAAGTAAATTCAGAACACTTTTATACCGATTAAAACTTAAAATCAATTTTGAATTGATTGAATCAATTTATGCAATCGGTTACCGACTAAAAGTCAAAAATAAAAAATAA
- a CDS encoding aspartate carbamoyltransferase catalytic subunit, which yields MQHLITTSDFSKEEILELFEDARLFKDLTSNNYLNGKIIVNLFFENSTRTRSAFEIAAKRLGAQVISLDVGRSSRSKGETIFDTIANINAMKPDAITIRHSECGLPGSLIEHVNCPIINAGDGTHAHPTQALLDLFTIVEHFKGETEGKKVAIIGDVKSSRVAGSNRKLLPRFGMEVCFVAPDCFKYEGDEYKQYNHISEIIDEVDVIMSLRTQLERHHEVYFESLNEYAKDYCITEETLGERDILLLHPGPVNRNIDISDEMLKDPRCKVLEQVSNGVAVRMAILKKLLS from the coding sequence ATGCAACACTTAATCACTACATCTGACTTCTCAAAAGAAGAAATTTTAGAGCTTTTTGAGGATGCAAGACTCTTTAAAGATCTTACATCAAACAACTACTTAAACGGAAAAATCATTGTAAATCTATTTTTTGAAAATTCAACACGTACCAGAAGTGCGTTTGAAATAGCGGCTAAACGTTTGGGAGCTCAAGTAATCTCTTTAGATGTGGGACGAAGTTCAAGAAGTAAAGGGGAAACCATCTTTGATACCATTGCCAATATCAATGCTATGAAACCCGATGCGATTACCATTCGACACTCGGAGTGTGGACTTCCTGGAAGTCTGATTGAGCATGTAAATTGTCCGATTATCAATGCAGGTGATGGTACACACGCGCACCCAACGCAAGCATTGTTAGACCTTTTTACCATTGTAGAGCATTTTAAAGGGGAGACCGAAGGGAAAAAGGTGGCCATTATTGGAGATGTAAAATCCTCTCGTGTTGCTGGGTCAAACCGAAAACTGCTTCCAAGATTTGGTATGGAAGTTTGTTTTGTTGCTCCTGATTGTTTTAAATATGAGGGTGATGAGTATAAACAATATAATCATATTTCTGAAATCATTGATGAAGTGGATGTCATCATGAGTTTACGAACGCAACTTGAACGACACCATGAAGTCTATTTTGAGTCTTTAAATGAGTATGCAAAAGATTACTGTATCACTGAAGAGACCTTGGGTGAGCGAGATATTTTACTTCTGCACCCAGGACCAGTGAACAGAAATATTGACATCAGTGATGAGATGTTAAAAGACCCACGATGCAAAGTCTTAGAACAAGTGAGCAATGGCGTTGCAGTGAGAATGGCGATTTTAAAAAAGTTATTGAGTTAA
- a CDS encoding aminodeoxychorismate synthase component I, which translates to MNETLIAQLNTYGSLKEPCFFMISYDLKSFDVQPLKNLPPSIQFQISETYCERLEPLIELHKKPITFEQYKQKFDALQEHIKAGNSYLLNLTTATNIMCNESLQTIYEKAHAKFKLKYKEKFVCFSPERFVKIHNNQISTYPMKGTIDANIPNAKERILNNVKEMAEHTMVVDLLRNDLSIVAKKVRVKKFRYIDKIKAGKKELLQVSSKITGELPLNWQDNLGEIIVKLLPAGSITGTPKRKTIEILESIEGYERGYYTGIFGIFDGENLDSAVMIRFIEKNQDGEVVYKSGGGITCDSDAFSEYQELMDKIYIPT; encoded by the coding sequence TTGAATGAAACACTGATTGCACAACTCAATACGTATGGCTCTTTGAAAGAGCCATGCTTCTTTATGATCTCATATGATTTAAAATCATTTGATGTACAACCTCTTAAAAATCTCCCCCCCAGTATTCAGTTTCAAATCTCTGAAACGTATTGTGAACGGCTTGAACCGCTGATTGAATTGCATAAAAAACCCATTACGTTTGAACAATACAAACAAAAATTTGATGCCTTGCAAGAGCACATCAAAGCAGGAAACAGTTATCTCCTTAATTTAACCACAGCCACAAATATCATGTGTAATGAGAGCTTGCAAACCATTTATGAAAAAGCACATGCGAAGTTTAAACTTAAATATAAAGAGAAGTTTGTCTGTTTCTCCCCTGAACGGTTTGTAAAAATACACAACAATCAAATCAGTACGTACCCTATGAAAGGCACCATTGATGCAAACATTCCTAATGCCAAAGAGCGTATTTTAAACAATGTTAAAGAGATGGCAGAGCATACCATGGTCGTGGATTTACTGCGTAATGACCTCTCAATTGTGGCAAAAAAAGTACGCGTAAAGAAGTTTCGATATATTGATAAAATCAAAGCTGGAAAGAAAGAGTTATTGCAAGTCAGTTCTAAAATCACTGGAGAGTTGCCTTTAAATTGGCAAGACAATTTAGGGGAAATAATTGTTAAATTGTTGCCTGCTGGTTCCATTACTGGAACACCCAAAAGAAAAACCATAGAGATTTTAGAGTCCATTGAAGGGTATGAGCGAGGGTATTATACGGGTATTTTTGGGATTTTCGATGGAGAAAATTTAGACAGTGCCGTGATGATACGTTTTATTGAAAAAAACCAAGATGGAGAGGTTGTCTATAAAAGTGGGGGAGGAATCACATGCGATTCCGATGCTTTTAGTGAATATCAAGAATTAATGGATAAAATATACATTCCCACATAA
- a CDS encoding aminotransferase class IV: MNEEETYFETIKCDDGIAFNLEYHNRRIARTISLNINLQEYILPINDNFLKCKVLYDEYGVVDVEYSEYEKRTIQSFKIIEDNSIEYAKKSLDRSVLELAFNQRQTADEIIIVKDGLLTDTSISNIALYDGSHWLTPKKPLLLGTTRERLLEHKELIEANLTIADLKSAKKIALLNAMIGMDVLENYSLLM; this comes from the coding sequence ATGAACGAAGAGGAAACTTACTTTGAAACCATTAAATGCGATGACGGCATTGCTTTTAATTTGGAGTATCACAACCGACGCATTGCTCGCACTATTTCATTGAACATCAACCTTCAAGAGTATATTCTGCCTATTAATGATAACTTTTTAAAATGCAAAGTGCTTTATGATGAGTATGGCGTAGTGGATGTAGAGTATTCAGAGTATGAAAAGCGTACCATTCAATCGTTTAAAATCATTGAAGATAACAGCATTGAGTATGCTAAAAAATCGTTGGACAGAAGTGTGTTGGAGTTGGCTTTTAACCAACGACAAACGGCCGATGAAATTATCATTGTAAAAGATGGATTATTAACTGATACTTCTATATCGAATATTGCTTTATACGATGGAAGCCATTGGCTCACTCCTAAAAAACCACTGCTTTTAGGTACGACCAGAGAGAGACTGCTTGAACATAAAGAGTTGATTGAAGCCAATTTAACCATTGCAGATTTAAAAAGTGCAAAAAAAATCGCATTGTTAAATGCGATGATTGGCATGGATGTATTAGAGAACTATTCGTTATTGATGTAA
- a CDS encoding transglutaminase-like cysteine peptidase, with product MKLIITLILLCLQIITAKELTLTPKDIQTINNSPQKSFIIKRFQAYERMRDEVKPYPLMKKLAHVNTFFNRILPVQDETKYSSDDYWATRKEFLINGHGDCEDYVIAKYFTLSELGIDKKNLYFSVVQVKGKTTYHMVLLYKQKQTFYVLDNLSFRTLPLSKRVDLKPMVAFNEFESRVLKRNGLGKKAKVNWGKIDKWEELLKRVYINNE from the coding sequence ATGAAATTGATAATTACACTTATACTCTTGTGTCTGCAAATCATCACGGCTAAAGAGTTAACACTCACGCCAAAAGATATTCAAACCATCAATAATTCACCTCAAAAAAGTTTTATTATAAAGCGGTTTCAAGCGTATGAACGCATGAGAGATGAAGTCAAACCCTATCCTTTGATGAAAAAACTCGCCCACGTCAATACTTTTTTTAACCGTATTTTACCCGTGCAAGACGAGACCAAATACAGCTCCGATGATTATTGGGCCACACGTAAAGAGTTTCTAATCAACGGTCATGGAGACTGCGAAGATTATGTGATAGCAAAATACTTTACGCTTTCAGAATTGGGCATTGATAAAAAAAATCTCTATTTTTCAGTGGTGCAAGTCAAAGGGAAAACCACCTATCATATGGTGCTTTTATATAAACAAAAACAGACTTTTTATGTGTTAGATAACTTAAGTTTTAGAACCTTACCACTTTCAAAACGTGTAGATTTAAAACCAATGGTGGCATTTAATGAGTTTGAATCGCGTGTCTTAAAACGTAATGGTCTGGGTAAAAAAGCAAAAGTGAATTGGGGGAAAATAGACAAATGGGAAGAGCTTTTAAAACGCGTTTACATCAATAACGAATAG
- a CDS encoding beta-ketoacyl-ACP synthase III: MTYAAFRSIGAYIPSKVMTNADFEKIIDTTDEWITKRTGIKERRISEKDEASSDLGARAAEQAIERAGISKEEIDLIICATVTPDYLCMPSTACLIASKLGLPNLMAFDISAACTGFVYALSIAKAFIESGMKKNVLIIGAETYTSILDYTDRGTCFIFGDGAGAAIISATDKKEEAIVDVNCSSDGNYDDLIKTPGGGSKNPCSQQVLDEKMACIRMKGNETFKLAVKTLTADVKVMLEKHNLSNEDIQHFIPHQANYRIIKAVGDALGLGDDKTVVTVDKYGNTSAASIPMAMNYAYEQGRIKAGDTVLFDAFGAGLTWGSALFPFSPKK, from the coding sequence ATGACTTATGCAGCTTTTAGATCGATTGGTGCGTATATTCCTTCAAAAGTTATGACAAATGCAGATTTTGAAAAAATTATTGACACAACAGATGAATGGATTACAAAAAGAACAGGAATTAAAGAACGAAGAATTTCTGAAAAAGATGAGGCATCATCAGATTTAGGAGCTAGGGCTGCCGAACAAGCAATTGAACGAGCAGGTATAAGCAAAGAGGAAATCGACTTAATCATTTGTGCAACTGTAACTCCTGACTATTTATGTATGCCATCAACGGCGTGTTTGATTGCATCAAAGTTGGGATTACCAAACTTAATGGCATTTGACATCAGTGCGGCATGCACAGGGTTTGTTTATGCCCTTTCTATTGCAAAAGCCTTCATTGAATCAGGGATGAAAAAAAATGTACTGATTATTGGAGCTGAAACATATACTTCAATTTTAGACTACACTGACCGAGGAACGTGTTTCATCTTTGGTGATGGTGCTGGAGCAGCAATCATCTCTGCTACAGATAAAAAAGAGGAAGCCATTGTGGATGTCAACTGTTCAAGTGACGGTAACTACGATGACCTCATCAAAACACCCGGTGGTGGAAGTAAAAATCCATGTTCACAACAAGTACTTGATGAGAAGATGGCGTGCATTCGAATGAAAGGGAATGAAACCTTTAAACTTGCCGTTAAAACACTCACTGCTGATGTTAAAGTGATGCTTGAAAAACACAACTTAAGTAATGAAGACATTCAACACTTTATTCCTCACCAAGCGAACTATCGAATCATTAAAGCTGTAGGCGATGCACTTGGATTGGGTGATGATAAAACCGTTGTAACGGTGGATAAATATGGAAACACATCAGCCGCTTCTATTCCAATGGCAATGAACTATGCATATGAGCAAGGCAGAATCAAAGCAGGCGATACGGTTCTGTTTGATGCATTTGGAGCAGGATTAACTTGGGGAAGTGCCTTGTTCCCATTTTCCCCTAAAAAATAA
- the plsX gene encoding phosphate acyltransferase PlsX — protein MVKIAIDAMGGDFGPAPIMEGLVAALKQNKNFTAIAVGKKDVLLPLIPRIYDNRIEILDTEDVISMHDSATDALKRKESTIYKAIELVKNGEAQAVVSAGHSGASMSLATLRIGRIKGVSRPAIATLMPTSENQNTLVLDVGANVDCDAKNLFEFAIMGQVYAQVVLELDEPIVGLLSNGEEESKGNEATKEAYELISKAQLPNFAGNVEGSDIFKGTVDVVVCDGFIGNILLKTAEGVADTIGKILKKNLKRSLISIAGAVLMRKVFRNLKVRVDYAEYGGAPLLGVKSPVIIAHGKSNPKAIKNAIFQAIGAATSSLDEDIEHRLHKYTQK, from the coding sequence ATGGTTAAAATTGCAATTGACGCGATGGGTGGGGACTTCGGTCCAGCACCTATCATGGAAGGCCTTGTTGCCGCTTTAAAACAAAACAAAAACTTTACTGCTATTGCAGTTGGAAAGAAAGACGTTTTACTTCCTTTAATCCCCCGAATCTATGATAATCGAATAGAAATACTTGATACAGAAGATGTCATCTCAATGCATGACAGTGCTACAGATGCACTTAAACGTAAAGAGAGTACCATTTATAAAGCCATTGAGTTGGTTAAAAATGGTGAGGCACAAGCAGTTGTTTCTGCGGGTCACTCTGGGGCATCTATGTCATTAGCTACGTTGAGAATTGGAAGAATCAAAGGGGTGAGCAGACCTGCAATTGCAACGTTAATGCCAACCAGTGAAAACCAAAATACGTTGGTTTTAGACGTTGGAGCGAACGTCGATTGTGATGCAAAAAATCTTTTTGAATTTGCCATCATGGGACAAGTATATGCGCAAGTGGTACTTGAACTGGATGAACCTATTGTTGGATTACTCAGCAATGGTGAAGAAGAATCAAAAGGAAATGAAGCAACAAAAGAGGCTTATGAACTTATTTCTAAAGCCCAACTACCAAACTTTGCTGGAAACGTTGAAGGTTCTGATATCTTCAAAGGAACAGTAGACGTCGTAGTTTGTGATGGATTTATTGGAAATATTTTACTGAAAACAGCCGAAGGTGTTGCAGATACCATCGGAAAAATCTTAAAGAAAAATCTTAAACGATCACTTATCTCTATTGCGGGAGCAGTATTGATGAGAAAAGTGTTCAGAAACTTAAAAGTAAGAGTTGATTATGCAGAGTATGGTGGAGCACCTCTATTGGGTGTGAAGTCTCCTGTCATTATTGCTCATGGGAAATCCAACCCTAAAGCGATAAAAAATGCTATTTTCCAAGCAATTGGAGCTGCAACTTCAAGTCTAGACGAAGATATCGAACACAGATTACATAAATACACACAAAAATAA
- the rpmF gene encoding 50S ribosomal protein L32 — translation MAVPKRRVSHTRAAKRRTHYKITLKRPVKDSDGSWKMPHMVNPNTGEYKN, via the coding sequence ATGGCAGTACCAAAAAGAAGAGTGAGTCATACACGAGCAGCGAAAAGAAGAACACACTACAAAATTACTTTAAAACGACCAGTAAAAGACAGTGACGGTTCTTGGAAAATGCCTCACATGGTAAACCCAAATACTGGTGAATACAAAAACTAA
- the ndk gene encoding nucleoside-diphosphate kinase produces the protein MEQTLSIIKPDAVAKNVVGKILDRFESAGLRIAATKKLQLSKADAEAFYAVHAERPFFGELVEFMISGPVVVSVLEGDNAMAKNRDLMGATNPKEAAAGTIRADFADSIDANAVHGSDSLENAANEIKFFFSDREIC, from the coding sequence ATGGAACAAACACTATCAATCATCAAGCCTGACGCAGTTGCAAAAAACGTAGTTGGTAAGATTTTAGACAGATTCGAGTCTGCTGGTCTTAGAATTGCCGCAACAAAAAAACTTCAATTAAGCAAAGCAGACGCTGAAGCTTTCTACGCAGTACACGCTGAGCGACCTTTTTTCGGTGAATTAGTTGAATTCATGATTTCTGGACCGGTTGTTGTTTCTGTTTTAGAAGGTGACAACGCTATGGCTAAAAACAGAGATTTAATGGGTGCTACTAACCCTAAAGAAGCAGCAGCTGGAACAATCAGAGCTGATTTTGCAGATTCAATTGATGCAAACGCAGTACACGGGTCTGACTCTTTAGAAAACGCAGCAAACGAAATTAAATTTTTCTTTTCTGACAGAGAAATTTGCTAA
- a CDS encoding NADH-quinone oxidoreductase subunit I, with product MAVVITDICISCDACLDECPTEAIVDNDENPTGEDIYYVYEDKCVECIGHNDSPACADACPTEGCIVWGQNPDTEGAVAGQPCVED from the coding sequence ATGGCAGTAGTAATTACAGATATTTGTATCAGCTGTGACGCATGTTTAGATGAGTGTCCTACTGAAGCAATCGTTGATAACGATGAGAACCCAACGGGTGAAGATATTTATTATGTTTACGAAGATAAATGTGTAGAGTGTATTGGACACAACGATTCACCAGCATGTGCTGACGCCTGTCCTACTGAAGGATGTATTGTATGGGGTCAAAACCCAGATACTGAAGGTGCAGTTGCTGGTCAACCATGTGTTGAAGACTGA
- a CDS encoding peroxiredoxin, with translation MLVTKKAPDFTATAVLADGQIVEDFNLYENLGEKGAVLFFYPLDFTFVCPSEIIAFSKRIEEFTSRGVNVIGVSVDSQFSHFAWRETPVDKGGIGRIKYPLVADLSKQISRDYDVLFGESVALRGSFLIDADGTVRHAVINDLPLGRNIDEMIRMVDTMLFTNEHGEVCPAGWNKGDEGMKASTEGVAEYLGKHEGDL, from the coding sequence ATGTTAGTTACTAAAAAGGCTCCAGACTTTACAGCAACAGCAGTACTTGCTGACGGACAAATTGTTGAAGATTTTAATTTATATGAAAACTTAGGTGAAAAAGGTGCGGTTCTTTTCTTCTACCCATTAGACTTTACTTTTGTATGTCCTTCAGAAATTATTGCATTCTCTAAAAGAATTGAAGAGTTCACTTCAAGAGGTGTAAATGTTATTGGTGTATCTGTTGATTCACAGTTCTCACACTTTGCATGGAGAGAGACGCCAGTTGATAAAGGTGGGATTGGAAGAATTAAATACCCATTAGTTGCTGACTTAAGTAAACAAATTTCTAGAGACTACGACGTATTATTCGGAGAGTCTGTAGCACTTAGAGGTTCTTTCTTAATTGATGCAGATGGAACAGTCAGACACGCCGTTATCAATGACTTACCACTGGGGAGAAACATTGATGAAATGATCCGAATGGTAGACACTATGTTATTTACAAATGAGCATGGTGAAGTATGTCCTGCAGGATGGAACAAAGGGGATGAAGGTATGAAAGCTTCTACTGAAGGTGTGGCTGAATACTTAGGTAAACACGAAGGTGACTTATAA
- the rho gene encoding transcription termination factor Rho has product MEESQTQTKQATKSASKTNGTSRASKARTHIPVEGHTIEKLRELPLEELLKIAKELKVENPQELKRQELMFSILKSQIDAGGFILFTGILEIKDGGFGFLRAMDANFSDTSNDSYVSATQIRKFALRTGDIVTGQVRPPNKESEKYYALLKIEAINYLPINESKNRPLFDNLTPLFSTDRFSFEYEQTRMTGRMIDLFAPMGKGQRGLIVAPPKTGKTELLKELAHGIKRNHPETHLMVLLIDERPEEVTDMQRSVKGEVYSSTFDLPAHNHVRVAEIVIEKAKRLVEMKKDVVILLDSITRLARAYNTVTPSSGKVLSGGVDANALHKPKRFFGAARNIEEGGSLTIISTALVETGSKMDEVIFEEFKGTGNSEVVLSRNAANRRVYPALDIIKSGTRKEELLLSPDILQKTWILRNAISSMDEVEALKFLYSKMQKTSNNEEFFASMNE; this is encoded by the coding sequence ATGGAAGAGTCACAAACTCAAACAAAACAAGCCACGAAGTCTGCTTCAAAGACAAATGGAACCAGTAGAGCCAGTAAGGCCAGAACACATATCCCTGTTGAGGGACACACCATTGAAAAGCTTCGAGAACTCCCCTTAGAAGAGCTTTTAAAAATCGCCAAAGAACTTAAAGTAGAAAACCCCCAAGAGCTGAAACGTCAAGAGTTGATGTTTTCAATCTTAAAATCACAAATCGATGCGGGTGGGTTTATTCTATTTACAGGAATTTTAGAGATTAAAGATGGTGGCTTTGGATTCTTACGAGCCATGGATGCAAACTTTTCAGATACTTCAAATGATTCATACGTAAGTGCCACTCAAATTCGAAAATTTGCTTTAAGAACAGGGGACATTGTAACAGGACAAGTTCGACCACCTAATAAAGAGAGTGAAAAGTACTACGCACTTTTAAAAATTGAAGCGATTAATTACTTACCGATCAATGAATCAAAAAACAGACCACTGTTTGACAACTTAACACCGCTTTTCTCAACAGACAGATTCTCTTTTGAATATGAACAAACTCGAATGACAGGACGAATGATTGATCTGTTTGCTCCAATGGGTAAAGGGCAAAGAGGATTGATCGTTGCTCCTCCTAAAACAGGTAAAACAGAGTTACTTAAAGAGTTGGCACACGGTATTAAAAGAAACCACCCAGAGACACACTTGATGGTTTTACTCATTGATGAACGACCTGAAGAGGTGACCGACATGCAACGAAGTGTTAAAGGCGAGGTTTACTCTTCTACATTTGACCTTCCAGCACACAATCACGTTCGAGTAGCTGAAATTGTGATTGAAAAAGCAAAACGTTTGGTTGAGATGAAAAAAGATGTTGTGATTTTATTGGACTCTATTACAAGATTGGCTCGTGCATACAACACTGTAACACCAAGTTCTGGTAAAGTACTCTCTGGTGGGGTCGATGCCAATGCGTTGCATAAACCAAAACGATTCTTCGGTGCGGCACGTAATATTGAAGAGGGTGGAAGTTTGACCATTATTTCAACGGCTTTGGTTGAAACAGGATCAAAAATGGATGAAGTTATTTTTGAAGAGTTCAAAGGAACAGGTAACTCAGAGGTGGTGTTAAGCAGAAATGCCGCCAACAGAAGAGTCTACCCAGCTCTTGATATCATTAAATCAGGAACAAGAAAAGAAGAGTTGCTTCTTTCACCAGATATCTTACAAAAAACATGGATTTTACGTAATGCGATTTCAAGTATGGATGAAGTGGAAGCGTTGAAGTTCTTGTACTCTAAGATGCAGAAGACGAGTAATAATGAGGAGTTTTTTGCCTCTATGAACGAATAA
- a CDS encoding type II restriction enzyme, which produces MSKITTHDSWKNIFDNFKIVNEIKKNKYFDITADQIKSIDGKEARLMTKVDFRENLPNIMKQEGLSILAIKNGLYRIAKNDPFIDITKEIKTKIIELNPPSNVISLDPYNIKSESGALDIATITEMSKIVFNEKTNLAIRGRLRGTLDFNIENIPYNIDGVQIEVDGGYEGDTSINLVEAKIGFRNNINIRQLLYPELYWKQEIQNKKAIKSYIFYLQDDIYRFIPYIYDGVIGYADHENEKAFKFKEKSSDFSIYTIQINQNNVCLNTPFPQADKFDTIHSMFLLISEHPCMTKDELKLNFDIVDRQIDYYYNVLKWLKLCEEKNNCLILTSLGEHLLQLQFKDRVIEIAKIVFSEPIFNNVLHNREVKLQLFQRYNVNSESTKNRRLQTVNAWISYFKNILEK; this is translated from the coding sequence ATGTCTAAAATCACAACACATGATTCTTGGAAAAATATTTTTGATAATTTTAAGATAGTTAATGAGATTAAAAAAAATAAATATTTTGATATTACTGCTGATCAAATAAAATCTATTGATGGCAAAGAAGCAAGACTTATGACAAAAGTCGATTTTAGAGAGAATTTACCAAACATTATGAAACAAGAAGGCTTATCAATTTTAGCCATTAAAAATGGTTTATATAGGATTGCTAAAAATGACCCATTTATTGATATTACAAAAGAAATTAAAACTAAAATTATAGAACTAAATCCACCATCAAACGTAATAAGTCTTGACCCTTATAATATAAAAAGTGAAAGTGGAGCCTTAGATATAGCAACAATAACAGAGATGTCTAAAATTGTTTTCAATGAAAAAACTAACTTAGCTATTCGAGGAAGATTAAGAGGTACTTTAGACTTCAATATAGAAAATATTCCATACAATATAGATGGTGTACAAATAGAAGTAGATGGGGGATATGAAGGTGATACTTCAATAAATTTAGTTGAAGCGAAAATAGGTTTTAGAAATAATATTAATATAAGACAGCTATTGTATCCTGAACTATACTGGAAACAAGAAATTCAAAATAAGAAAGCTATTAAAAGTTATATATTTTATTTACAAGATGATATATATAGATTTATTCCTTATATTTATGATGGTGTAATTGGTTATGCCGATCATGAAAATGAAAAAGCATTCAAATTTAAAGAAAAATCATCAGACTTTTCTATTTATACAATTCAAATAAATCAAAATAATGTTTGTTTAAATACTCCATTTCCACAAGCTGATAAATTTGACACTATTCATAGTATGTTTCTTTTAATCTCAGAGCACCCTTGCATGACAAAAGACGAATTGAAATTAAACTTTGATATTGTAGATCGACAAATAGACTACTATTATAATGTTTTAAAATGGTTAAAACTATGTGAAGAAAAAAATAATTGTCTAATTTTAACCTCATTAGGCGAACACCTATTACAACTACAATTTAAAGATAGAGTGATCGAAATTGCAAAAATTGTATTTTCTGAACCCATTTTTAATAATGTTTTACATAATAGAGAAGTTAAACTTCAACTATTTCAACGATATAATGTGAATAGTGAAAGTACAAAAAATCGAAGATTACAAACAGTAAATGCTTGGATATCTTATTTTAAAAATATACTAGAAAAATAA